The following are encoded together in the Plasmodium vinckei vinckei genome assembly, chromosome: PVVCY_12 genome:
- a CDS encoding nucleolar preribosomal GTPase, putative, whose translation MVKLKKISKRRTLKQKYSIEKKVAAHKKKLKKIVKKTNIHNRRNKKKALKISDCIFKESILNNIKNAALSKKKKNRHEDDLCKEINIETLDDSTINNIKYELNISQNQNDDTNSIDIQNCNYTFQEYINLSYGIKVKLFENAKKENYSKLNEKYLYIDNLLEVIKNSDIVFYIVDIRNPLIYLDKDIIDFIKMCKKEIIIILNKCDLVDKEIIKQWLLYFRNYYITIPFICNIKNNAQYLQKQNNQSKNTNHNQQYNNHIGTYADNFHQNNINYNIKQVLKNLVNSDIKITYGVVGYIYTGRRSFMKTMLNEFNVVDSNNKQIDVNVCNNINIYTKCGLILKNNLEGIELIKKLHSLNNKEKLFFLSEFLLNLSGKNFINFFILLNENQIGQDYKNIFANAIDKAQKKEIKKDIISQLLLIDIDKSLVNNNINFKNVTSIFSKIFLNKIPYYVIPKSQIMTPSNDQNNSANLILEQFPNIIQQQIYQKVDDYILSKQNKFTNFIIIKSDKFNFYI comes from the coding sequence ATGGTTAAgctgaaaaaaataagcaaaAGAAGAACGCTCAAGCAAAAATATTCGATTGAAAAAAAGGTTGCTGCacataaaaagaaattaaaaaaaatcgtaaaaaaaacaaatatccATAATcgtagaaataaaaaaaaagctttaaaaatatcagattgtatatttaaagaaagcatattaaataatataaaaaatgcagcattaagtaaaaaaaaaaaaaacagacATGAGGATGATCTATGTaaagaaattaatattGAAACTCTCGACGATTcaacaataaataatatcaaaTATGAACTTAATATTTCACAAAATCAAAATGATGATACTAATTCAATCGATATACAAAATTGTAATTATACTTTCcaggaatatataaatttaagtTATGGAATAAAAGTCAAGTTGTTtgaaaatgcaaaaaaagaaaattattctaaacttaatgaaaaatatttatatattgataatttattagaagtaataaaaaatagtgacattgttttttatatagttGATATAAGAAATCCattgatatatttagataaagatataattgattttattaaaatgtgtaaaaaggaaattattattattttaaataaatgcgATTTAGtagataaagaaataataaaacagtggctattatattttaggaactattatataactattccatttatttgtaatatcaaaaataatgcccagtatttacaaaaacaaaataatcaatCCAAGAACACAAACCATAATcaacaatataataatcataTTGGCACATATGCAGATAATTttcatcaaaataatatcaattataatataaaacaagttttgaaaaatttagTAAATtcagatataaaaattacatatGGTGTTGttggatatatatacacaggCAGACGAAGTTTTATGAAAACGATGCTAAATGAATTTAACGTTGTAGAttctaataataaacaaattgaTGTTAATgtttgtaataatattaatatatatactaaatgtgggttaatattaaaaaataatttagaaGGTAttgaattaattaaaaaattacattcccttaataataaagaaaaattattttttttaagtgaattcttattaaatttaagtggaaaaaattttatcaatttttttattttattaaatgaaaatcaAATTGGTCAAgactataaaaatatttttgcaaATGCTATAGATAAagcacaaaaaaaagaaatcaAAAAAGATATCATATCTCAACTTCTTTTAATAGATATAGACAAATCAttagtaaataataatattaattttaaaaatgttacaagtatttttagtaaaatattcttaaataaaataccaTATTATGTAATACCAAAATCACAAATAATGACACCATCTAatgatcaaaataattctGCAAATTTAATACTCGAACAATTTCCCAACATCATACAACAACAGATATATCAAAAAGTCGATGATTATATTCTttcaaaacaaaataaattcactaactttattattataaaaagtgACAAGTTtaatttctatatataa